From the Phoenix dactylifera cultivar Barhee BC4 chromosome 10, palm_55x_up_171113_PBpolish2nd_filt_p, whole genome shotgun sequence genome, one window contains:
- the LOC103721261 gene encoding protein transport protein Sec61 subunit alpha-like, whose amino-acid sequence MAGGFRVLHLVRPFLAFLPEVQSADRKIPFREKVIYTVISLFIFLVCSQLPLYGIHSTTGADPFYWMRVILASNRGTVMELGITPIVTSGLVMQLLVGSKIIEVDNSVREDRALLNGAQKLLGILIAIGEAVAYVLSGMYGSVSQLGTGNAILIILQLFFAGIIVICLDELLQKGYGLGSGISLFIATNICENIIWKAFSPTTINSGRGAEFEGAVIALFHLLITRTDKVRALREAFYRHNLPNVTNLLATVLVFLIVIYFQGFRVVLPVRSKNARGQQGSYPIKLFYTSNMPIILQSALVSNLYFISQLLYRRYSGNFLVNLLGKWKESEYSGQSVPVGGLAYYITAPSSLADLAANPFHALFYIVFMLSACALFSKTWIEVSGSSARDVAKQLKEQQMVMPGHRESNLQKELNRYIPTAAAFGGMCIGALTVLADFMGAIGSGTGILLAVTIIYQYFETFEKERASELGFFGL is encoded by the exons ATGGCTGGAGGGTTCAGAGTGCTTCATCTTGTTCGACCGTTTTTGGCATTCTTGCCTGAAGTTCAAAGTGCTGACCGAAAAATTCCATTCAGGGAGAAAGTGATCTATACCGTGATCTCTCTTTTCATTTTTCTGGTTTGCAGTCAGCTTCCCCTATATGGCATACACTCAACTACCGGAGCAGATCCTTTTTACTGGATGCGTGTTATTCTTGCATCAAACCGTGGAACTGTCATGGAGCTAGGAATCACTCCTATTGTGACTTCTGGATTGGTTATGCAACTCTTGGTTGGATCAAAGATCATTGAAGTAGACAATAGTGTTCGAGAGGATCGTGCTCTTTT aaatggTGCACAAAAATTACTTGGCATCTTGATCGCTATCGGGGAGGCAGTTGCATATGTTCTATCTGGAATGTATGGTAGTGTCAGCCAGCTAGGAACTGGAAATGCTATTCTCATTATACTTCAACTTTTCTTTGCTGGTATCATTGTCATTTGTTTAGATGAACTTCTCCAGAAGGGATATGGTTTGGGATCCGGTATTTCTTTATTCATTGCCACCAATATATG TGAAAATATTATCTGGAAGGCATTTAGCCCCACGACCATTAACAGTGGGCGTGGTGCTGAATTTGAAGGTGCTGTCATTGCTTTGTTCCACCTACTGATTACTCGAACAGATAAAGTCCGTGCTCTTCGTGAGGCTTTCTATCGTCATAATCTTCCAAATGTAACCAATTTGCTTGCCACAGTTTTggtcttccttattgttatctaTTTCCAAGGCTTCCGTGTGGTGCTGCCTGTGAGGTCAAAGAATGCCCGTGGACAACAAGGATCCTACCCAATTAAGCTGTTTTACACATCTAATATGCCCATCATTTTACAGTCAGCACTTGTTTCTAACCTGTATTTTATCTCCCAG TTATTATACAGGAGGTACAGTGGCAATTTCCTTGTAAATCTGCTTGGTAAGTGGAAAGAATCTGAGTATTCTGGTCAATCTGTCCCTGTAGGTGGTCTGGCTTACTACATCACAGCACCATCAAG CTTGGCAGATCTGGCTGCAAATCCATTCCATGCACTTTTCTATATCGTGTTTATGCTCTCAGCTTGTGCACTTTTCTCAAAGACTTGGATAGAAGTCTCTGGATCATCAGCAAGAGATGTGGCCAAGCAGCTTAAG GAACAACAAATGGTGATGCCTGGTCATCGGGAGTCAAATTTACAGAAGGAATTGAACAGGTACATCCCTACTGCAGCAGCTTTTGGTGGGATGTGCATTGGTGCGTTAACAGTTCTAGCAGATTTTATGGGGGCCATTGGTTCTGGAACTGGTATCCTGCTTGCAGTGACAATCATATATCAGTACTTCGAGACATTTGAGAAGGAGAGAGCCAGTGAGCTTGGATTCTTTGGCCTTTGA
- the LOC103705192 gene encoding cytochrome P450 71A1-like — protein sequence MAICIILAWLLFVTLASLLLSFRYKRMEQGKADYRLPPGPKKLPLIGNLHQLGRQPHHSLWQLSQKYGPLMYLKLGSAPAVVVSSAEMAREVLKTHDLDLCSRPRLVAAGKLSYNCLDISFSPYGEYWREMRKLCILELFSAKRVQSFQFIREEEISLMIDRISRSSPTPINLSKLMMMLANNMICRTAMGRKYQESDYEKGIFHRILTEAQALLGSSFIADFFPSIGWMDKISGVAGRLEKNFSMLDAFYEQVIREHLDPERTRPQHEDIVDVLLRLHKDGNLTKDNIKAVLTDIFIAGTDAASATLEWAMAELVRHPRVMKKAQEEIRASLGTRGEVEEGDLQQLQYLKLVVKETLRLHTPAPLLLPRESMRHSRIHGYDIPLNTRVYVNAWGIAKDPRSWDDPEEFIPERFMDSSVDYQGHNFEFIPFGSGRRICPALNLGALTVELALASLLYHFDWELPVGTSREDIDMNEAPGITVHMSSALHLVAINHIMKEP from the exons ATGGCTATCTGCATCATACTCGCATGGCTTCTTTTTGTCACACTtgcctcccttcttctttctttcagaTACAAAAGAATGGAGCAGGGAAAGGCAGATTACAGGCTCCCTCCTGGCCCAAAGAAGCTTCCCTTAATCGGGAACTTGCATCAACTTGGTAGGCAGCCTCATCACTCCTTATGGCAGCTCTCTCAAAAATATGGCCCTCTCATGTACTTAAAACTAGGTAGCGCCCCAGCAGTAGTAGTCTCATCTGCGGAGATGGCCAGGGAAGTACTGAAAACTCATGATCTCGACCTGTGCTCGAGGCCTCGCCTTGTTGCTGCTGGCAAGTTGTCTTACAACTGTTTGGATATCAGCTTCTCGCCCTATGGTGAATACTGGAGAGAGATGAGAAAGTTATGCATCCTCGAACTTTTCAGTGCCAAGAGGGTGCAATCATTTCAGTTTATAAGGGAAGAAGAGATCTCACTAATGATCGATCGTATCTCCCGTTCTTCTCCAACTCCTATAAATCTTAGCAAGCTGATGATGATGCTGGCCAATAATATGATCTGCAGAACTGCGATGGGTAGGAAGTACCAAGAAAGTGATTATGAGAAGGGTATATTTCACAGGATTCTTACCGAAGCGCAGGCGTTGCTAGGCAGTTCTTTCATTGCGGACTTCTTCCCATCAATAGGCTGGATGGACAAGATAAGTGGAGTTGCAGGTAGGCTTGAGAAGAACTTTAGTATGCTTGATGCTTTCTATGAGCAGGTCATCAGGGAGCACCTTGACCCCGAGAGAACGAGACCCCAGCATGAAGACATAGTCGATGTATTGCTTCGGCTGCACAAGGATGGAAATCTAACAAAAGATAACATCAAAGCAGTGCTAACG gatatcTTCATTGCTGGAACGGATGCAGCTTCTGCGACCTTAGAATGGGCCATGGCAGAGCTTGTAAGGCACCCGAGAGTGATGAAGAAAGCACAAGAAGAAATAAGAGCTTCTTTAGGAACTAGAGGAGAGGTGGAAGAAGGAGATCTTCAGCAGCTGCAGTACCTCAAGTTGGTGGTGAAAGAAACACTGAGGCTGCACACTCCTGCCCCATTGCTGCTTCCTCGAGAGTCCATGAGACACTCTCGGATTCATGGATATGATATCCCGCTGAACACAAGAGTGTATGTCAATGCTTGGGGGATAGCAAAAGATCCTAGATCATGGGATGACCCTGAAGAGTTCATTCCTGAGAGATTCATGGATAGTTCTGTCGACTACCAAGGCCATAATTTCGAGTTCATACCATTTGGTTCTGGTCGAAGAATCTGCCCTGCACTGAATCTGGGGGCTTTGACAGTGGAGCTAGCACTTGCGAGCTTGTTATACCATTTCGACTGGGAACTGCCTGTTGGGACGAGCAGAGAAGACATCGACATGAATGAAGCGCCAGGAATTACGGTGCACATGAGTTCTGCTCTTCACCTCGTAGCCATAAACCACATCATGAAAGAGCCATAA